In Marasmius oreades isolate 03SP1 chromosome 3, whole genome shotgun sequence, a single window of DNA contains:
- a CDS encoding uncharacterized protein (BUSCO:EOG092644N1): MASSSSNVTLAIYKSCFDMTGQRLKLTTAQPFVPTFVQSSVTQASDPSEIYASRVHERRILLENPVRGSHIRKDREKKRQRRTAYKQKKVGIMGRREAKKKGVWKLDDSQAKFKLFLPLHQLWMGYMSELLGLPQEGPSNRPPNIKDVPSTAGMHAKLVKADFHGSLMTVRQSKCPSLIGISGIVIHESENAIRVVTRRDEVKLIPKQNSIFVFAVPVYSTLPPTHKPNNAFPVPTITDTSVSDVPHMEFELYGNQFRFRSADRAGRKFKHKETIELA, from the exons ATGGCATCTAGCTCGTCCAATGTCACCCTTGCGATATATAAAAGCTGCTTTGACATGACG GGTCAACGTCTCAAACTTACCACCGCGCAACCATTCGTACCAACCTTCGTGCAGTCATCAGTGACTCAAGCCTCCGACCCGAGTGAAATATACGCAAGCCGGGTTCATGAGCGGAGGATACTACTCGAAAACCCTGTGCGAGGAAGTCACATCAGAAAGGATCGGGAAAAAAAGCGTCAACGGAGGACGGCTTACAAGCAGAAGAAGGTGGGGATCATGGGTCGAAGGGAGGCAAAGAAGAAAGGTGTGTGGAAACTGGATGACAGTCAGGCCAA ATTCAAGTTGTTTCTTCCACTACACCAGTTGTGGATGGGATACATGTCTGAGCTACTGGGACTGCCACAAGAAGGTCCCTCAAACCGGCCACCCAACATCAAGGACGTCCCTAGTACGGCGGGCATGCACGCAAAACTGGTAAAGGCCGACTTCCATGGTTCACTCATGACAG TTCGCCAAAGTAAATGTCCTTCACTCATCGGAATCTCCGGTATTGTCATCCACGAATCGGAGAATGCCATACGAGTTGTCACTCGTCGTGATGAAGTAAAGC TGATACCGAAACAGAACTCCATTTTTGTTTTTGCAGTGCCAGTATACTCAACTTTACCTCCCACACATAAACCCAATAATGCCTTCCCTGTGCCGACTATAACTGACACTTCCGTGTCGGATGTCCCGCACATGGAATTTGAGTTGTATGGCAACCAGTTTAGGTTTCGGTCAGCAGATCGTGCAGGTCGTAAGTTCAAGCATAAGGAGACCATCGAGTTGGCGTGA
- a CDS encoding uncharacterized protein (BUSCO:EOG09263KB4), giving the protein MSGGDHDNVSVGVIGGSGLYHLDNLTFVKTVNPETPWGLPSSPLTIFSLPSGTKIAFLARHGHNHTLHPSNIPARANIAALKSVGVRAILAFSAVGSLREEIAPGSFVLPDQIIDRTKGVRPVSFFEETTIVAHAAFGDPFSNRLVKWLEDKIRKALDSEGRGVKLFTEKCVVCMEGPQFSTRAESLMYRQWGADIINMSVLPEAKLAREAELSYALIATATDYDSWRPGSEAVTATEVFKTLNANADTSRHVAATILEDLHQALSDKGSTGGDGRNSNILLEEVGTMKLSMPPSSKQNPDDRKKLAYILPEYFLDVEM; this is encoded by the exons ATGTCTGGAGGTGATCATGATAACG TATCAGTTGGTGTGATTGGTGGAAGTGGATTATACCACTTAGACAATCTTACTTTCGT AAAGACCGTTAATCCCGAAACG CCATGGGGCCTTCCAAGCTCCCCGTTAACCATCTTTTCCCTTCCATCTGGGACGAAGATCGCATTTCTAGCCAGACACGGACACAACCACACTTTGCACCCATCCAATATTCCTGCTCGTGCTAACATCGCCGCACTTAAATCGGTTGGTGTTCGTGCAATCCTTGCATTCTCTGCGGTCGGTTCCCTACGAGAAGAGATTGCTCCAGGATCATTCGTCTTACCCGATCAAATCATTGATCGCACAAAGGGTGTTCGCCCCGTTTCTTTCTTTGAAGAGACAACCATCGTTGCCCATGCTGCATTTGGTGACCCTTTCAGCAACAGATTAGTGAAGTGGCTGGAGGATAAAATCCGGAAAGCGCTGGACAGTGAGGGTCGCGGCGTCAAGCTGTTCACAGAAAAGTGCGTTGTTTGCATGGAAGGTCCTCAGTTTTCCACCCGTGCCGAAAGCTTGATGTACCGTCAATGGGGAGCCGACATCATCAATATGAGCGTACTACCTGAAGCAAAATTGGCAAGAGAGGCTGAACTAAG CTATGCTCTCATTGCAACCGCTACAGATTATGATTCTTGGCGTCCTGGTTCGGAAGCAGTGACCGCCACCGAGGTGTTTAAGACCTTGAACGCAAATGCAGACACGTCTCGCCATGTCGCCGCTACGATCTTGGAGGATCTTCATCAGGCCCTGAGCGATAAAGGCAGCACTGGTGGCGACGGAAGGAACTCTAATATACTTTTGGAGGAGGTCGGGACAATGAAGCTCTCCATGCCGCCTTCCTCAAAGCAAAACCCAGATGATAGAAAGAAGCTCGCATACATACTGCCCGAGTACTTCTTGGACGTTGAGATGTGA